From Pseudovibrio sp. Tun.PSC04-5.I4, a single genomic window includes:
- a CDS encoding MBL fold metallo-hydrolase, whose translation MSSYPVQMDQKADIKDFFDPISNTITYVVSDPETKACAVVDSVMDIDYPAGRITFDHADEVIAYIRSNGLTLEWLLETHVHADHLSAAPYIQEKLGGKIGIGEQVTVVQGVFGKVFNAGTEFARDGSQFDKLFKDGDTYQIGNLKAFAMHTPGHTPACMVHVFGDAAFIGDTLFMPDSGTARADFPGGDATVLYESIQKVLSLPDEMRLFMCHDYGGRGREILFETTVAAEKAENIHVGNSTPREKFVEMREARDATLDVPKLIVPSIQVNMRGGRLPEADDSGNAFLKVPVNVL comes from the coding sequence ATGAGCAGCTATCCTGTGCAGATGGACCAAAAAGCGGATATCAAGGATTTCTTTGATCCGATTTCGAACACGATCACGTATGTGGTGTCGGATCCGGAGACAAAGGCGTGTGCTGTTGTCGACAGTGTCATGGATATTGACTATCCCGCAGGGCGGATAACCTTCGATCATGCTGATGAAGTGATCGCGTATATTCGCTCCAATGGCTTGACGCTTGAGTGGCTGCTTGAGACCCATGTACATGCGGACCATTTGTCTGCTGCGCCGTATATTCAGGAGAAGCTGGGCGGGAAGATTGGCATTGGTGAACAGGTAACAGTTGTTCAGGGCGTGTTTGGTAAGGTGTTTAATGCCGGTACTGAATTTGCGCGGGATGGCAGCCAGTTCGATAAACTGTTCAAGGACGGTGATACCTACCAGATTGGTAATCTGAAGGCGTTTGCCATGCATACGCCCGGTCATACACCAGCTTGTATGGTGCACGTCTTTGGGGATGCAGCCTTTATCGGCGATACGCTGTTTATGCCAGACAGTGGGACTGCGCGGGCTGATTTCCCCGGTGGTGATGCGACTGTTCTGTATGAATCCATCCAGAAAGTGTTGAGCCTACCGGATGAAATGCGGCTGTTCATGTGCCATGATTATGGTGGGCGCGGGCGTGAAATCCTATTTGAAACAACGGTTGCAGCGGAAAAAGCCGAGAATATTCATGTAGGCAATAGTACGCCTCGTGAAAAGTTCGTCGAAATGCGCGAAGCTCGTGATGCAACACTTGATGTGCCCAAACTTATCGTACCAAGCATTCAGGTGAATATGCGTGGTGGTCGTCTGCCAGAAGCGGATGACTCTGGGAATGCCTTTTTGAAAGTTCCAGTCAATGTTCTCTAA
- a CDS encoding DUF3429 domain-containing protein, whose protein sequence is MNRELPTLYACLALAGTVPFILGAIGLSVGYSFLPLIGATVIAISLYALVILSFMAGTQWGMFFIAPHPRRGWLLLWSNFVALAGWFLFLFTAPIAFILGLIFLFTGMLFVDFFLQRMEITSRNYLGVRLTATIITLIALGVIALNL, encoded by the coding sequence ATGAACAGAGAACTTCCCACTCTCTATGCGTGTCTCGCCCTTGCAGGCACTGTGCCCTTCATCCTAGGAGCTATCGGTTTATCAGTAGGTTACTCGTTCTTACCCCTGATAGGCGCAACCGTTATCGCCATCAGCTTATACGCACTGGTGATCCTGTCTTTCATGGCTGGAACCCAGTGGGGCATGTTCTTTATAGCCCCTCATCCACGGCGTGGATGGTTGCTGTTATGGAGTAACTTTGTCGCACTCGCCGGTTGGTTTCTGTTTCTATTCACCGCCCCTATCGCATTTATACTCGGGCTTATCTTCCTGTTCACAGGCATGCTTTTTGTCGATTTTTTCCTACAACGCATGGAAATCACATCACGAAATTACCTTGGCGTACGCCTCACCGCCACAATCATCACCCTGATCGCATTGGGCGTAATCGCGTTGAACCTGTAA
- a CDS encoding TIGR01244 family sulfur transferase translates to MFSNLLQKIAGGGSGGQLRAKKLTEDYWVAGQLYPEDMAKAREQGFRSIVCNRPDDEERSQPTYLEVAGAAEEQGLEHIYIPIGAGTNFAEAAQELAEFLEHAPRPVLAYCRSGNRSTHLWRMLRG, encoded by the coding sequence ATGTTCTCTAATCTACTTCAGAAAATTGCAGGTGGCGGCTCTGGTGGGCAGTTGCGTGCTAAGAAACTTACCGAGGATTACTGGGTAGCAGGTCAGCTTTATCCCGAGGATATGGCGAAGGCGCGGGAGCAGGGGTTCCGCTCTATCGTTTGTAATCGTCCTGATGATGAAGAGCGTAGTCAGCCGACCTACCTTGAAGTTGCGGGAGCAGCTGAAGAACAGGGGCTGGAGCACATTTATATTCCGATCGGTGCGGGGACAAACTTCGCAGAGGCGGCGCAGGAGCTGGCCGAGTTTCTTGAGCACGCACCACGCCCGGTTTTGGCGTACTGTCGGAGTGGTAATCGTTCCACCCATCTGTGGCGCATGCTAAGAGGCTAA
- a CDS encoding YeeE/YedE thiosulfate transporter family protein, with the protein MTTEFTPYASLAGGLLIGLSTVILLLANGRIAGISGIFSRLFETGTLANGKSTWVHGEKGWQLAFVAGLVLAPVVLMVGGMDIEQVFTGDLSLIAVAGALVGFGSVYGSGCTSGHGVCGLSRLSIRSLVATMTFMSVGALVVFVVRHVVGG; encoded by the coding sequence ATGACAACTGAATTTACCCCATACGCTTCTCTGGCCGGAGGCTTATTAATCGGCTTGTCTACTGTCATTCTGTTGCTTGCCAATGGGCGAATAGCGGGAATAAGCGGCATATTTAGCCGTCTGTTTGAAACCGGGACACTTGCAAACGGTAAGTCAACCTGGGTGCACGGAGAAAAGGGCTGGCAGCTCGCTTTTGTTGCCGGGCTGGTGCTTGCCCCTGTGGTTCTCATGGTGGGCGGTATGGATATTGAGCAGGTGTTTACCGGAGATCTGTCGCTGATCGCAGTTGCGGGTGCTTTGGTAGGCTTTGGTTCTGTTTATGGCAGTGGTTGTACGAGTGGGCATGGTGTTTGCGGGCTTTCCCGTCTTTCCATTCGGTCCCTTGTTGCAACCATGACCTTTATGTCTGTTGGGGCACTTGTGGTGTTTGTCGTTCGCCATGTGGTGGGGGGATAA
- a CDS encoding Bcr/CflA family efflux MFS transporter yields MQNKAVFVAIYGAVFMLAPFAIDMYLPALPTIASDLQTGINELEATVAILLFGYALGQLLLGPLSVALGRRTVLLGGLGLFVVSSVLAGTAQSIEMLYVYRLLQAIGGAGSVVVFPSVRSRFGEKQSSVIISYIMALTVVAPLIAPVIGGYVLALAGWSAIFMVLAAFGGITLAVAVVLLPPEQEDKRGFSLRGVVSGYLSVLSEWRILAFIFSGAFAFAGLFVFVSGSPFVYITYFGVSPQNYGYLVGVNAAAMIGTNLLNARVLQRVAPVPKIFAGTLLLVVAGAALVSFAQYGLGLPWIVAGVVVFVGALGLTATNAIVGALSVRPEDNGTVSALNGAIQFGVGGLASFVVSLLDSTDATTMTTIMLGTSVAAALFALPLSVAYAKQRREISVEPA; encoded by the coding sequence ATGCAAAACAAAGCGGTATTCGTCGCTATTTATGGAGCAGTCTTCATGCTGGCTCCATTTGCGATAGACATGTATCTGCCTGCCTTGCCGACGATTGCGTCGGACCTGCAAACGGGCATAAATGAACTGGAAGCGACGGTCGCCATCTTGCTGTTTGGCTATGCGCTTGGGCAACTTCTCCTTGGGCCATTATCAGTTGCTTTGGGCCGGCGTACCGTATTACTTGGTGGTCTGGGCCTGTTCGTTGTTTCCTCCGTTCTTGCTGGGACAGCGCAGTCTATTGAAATGCTTTATGTTTATCGCTTGCTTCAGGCGATTGGCGGTGCAGGGTCTGTGGTTGTTTTTCCCAGTGTACGCAGTCGGTTTGGTGAAAAGCAGAGCAGTGTGATTATTTCCTACATCATGGCATTGACAGTTGTTGCACCTTTGATTGCGCCGGTCATAGGGGGATATGTGCTCGCGTTGGCTGGTTGGTCCGCCATCTTCATGGTTCTGGCCGCGTTTGGGGGGATAACTCTGGCCGTTGCGGTTGTTCTGCTTCCTCCTGAGCAGGAGGATAAACGTGGATTTTCGCTGCGTGGTGTGGTCTCCGGTTATCTCTCAGTCCTTTCAGAATGGCGGATCCTTGCCTTTATCTTTTCAGGGGCGTTTGCTTTTGCAGGATTGTTTGTCTTCGTTTCTGGATCTCCCTTCGTTTACATCACCTATTTTGGCGTCTCTCCGCAGAACTATGGCTACCTTGTTGGCGTGAATGCAGCGGCGATGATTGGCACTAACCTTTTGAATGCCCGTGTCCTTCAACGTGTTGCCCCTGTTCCCAAGATCTTTGCTGGCACGCTTTTGCTGGTTGTTGCCGGAGCTGCGTTGGTGAGCTTTGCTCAGTATGGCCTTGGCCTGCCTTGGATTGTGGCTGGTGTTGTCGTGTTTGTTGGAGCGTTGGGTCTGACAGCGACCAATGCAATCGTTGGTGCTTTGTCTGTGCGGCCCGAGGATAACGGCACTGTTTCAGCGCTCAATGGGGCCATTCAGTTTGGTGTTGGCGGATTGGCCAGCTTTGTCGTCAGCTTGTTGGACAGTACGGATGCCACAACGATGACAACTATTATGCTTGGCACCAGTGTCGCTGCTGCGTTGTTCGCTCTTCCTCTGTCTGTGGCCTATGCAAAGCAGCGCCGTGAGATATCTGTCGAACCTGCCTGA
- a CDS encoding glutathione S-transferase N-terminal domain-containing protein codes for MKLYSAPGTCATAMHIVLEWIGAPYEVEQLDFAGMKSEAYLKINPSGVVPTLVDGDMVLPEGLAILLYLADKHSESGIAPAAGTVERAELHRWLAFISGTLHPYFWPHFMPMRFTTDPKEHKAVQQASHSLVDKALSQIEQHLVGRDWLLGDKKSVADALLYPMAGWAYGFDKPTSEYRNIDRIIRKLAADPAVLAVHKSQGTQPKVGLVEAV; via the coding sequence ATGAAACTTTACTCAGCCCCCGGAACCTGCGCGACTGCAATGCACATTGTCCTTGAGTGGATTGGCGCTCCCTATGAAGTGGAACAACTGGACTTTGCAGGGATGAAGTCCGAAGCCTATTTGAAGATCAACCCATCGGGAGTTGTTCCCACTTTGGTAGACGGGGATATGGTTCTACCTGAAGGTTTGGCCATTCTGCTTTATCTGGCTGATAAGCATTCAGAATCTGGAATTGCACCAGCTGCTGGAACTGTCGAGCGTGCTGAATTGCACCGCTGGCTGGCCTTTATCTCTGGCACGTTACACCCGTATTTCTGGCCTCACTTTATGCCGATGCGATTCACCACAGATCCTAAGGAGCATAAGGCTGTTCAGCAGGCCTCTCATAGTCTGGTCGATAAAGCGCTTTCTCAGATTGAGCAGCACCTTGTTGGGCGCGACTGGTTGTTGGGGGATAAGAAGTCTGTTGCTGATGCATTACTCTACCCAATGGCGGGTTGGGCTTATGGCTTTGATAAGCCGACATCTGAGTACCGGAACATTGACCGGATCATTCGCAAGTTGGCTGCTGATCCCGCTGTGCTGGCCGTGCATAAGTCGCAAGGCACGCAGCCGAAAGTTGGTCTGGTAGAGGCGGTTTAA
- a CDS encoding TAXI family TRAP transporter solute-binding subunit, whose amino-acid sequence MTLLSSFTKLATVAAIAGSAALCTGQAFAQDLKFFTIGTGGTSYTYYPVGGMIANAISKPPGSRPCDAGGSCGVEGLIASAVSSRGSVDNVNAINSGLRNSGFAQSDVAYWAYSGTGTMEGKEPMKDLRSIAALFPEHIHLIAKADSGINSVADLKGKRVSLDEPGSGTYTDANLILAAYGLSASDVTAEALKGSAAAEALRNGKVDAFFVVAGFPTGAVVELASAEDIKIVPITGPEAEGLVEKYGFFASSDIPENAYQGVDATTTLTVGAQWITSAKEDEELIYNITKAMWNEQTRKLLDVGHSKGKTITLETATAGLGVPLHPGAERFYKEAGVIK is encoded by the coding sequence ATGACGCTTCTTTCTTCCTTTACAAAATTGGCGACAGTTGCAGCGATTGCTGGCAGCGCGGCGCTGTGTACTGGTCAGGCATTTGCGCAGGACCTTAAGTTTTTCACCATTGGTACAGGTGGTACGTCTTACACCTACTACCCAGTGGGTGGCATGATTGCGAATGCAATCTCCAAGCCTCCGGGGTCGCGTCCATGTGATGCTGGCGGCTCTTGTGGTGTTGAAGGCCTGATCGCTTCTGCTGTTTCTTCCCGTGGGTCCGTTGATAACGTGAACGCCATCAACTCTGGCCTGCGTAACTCCGGTTTTGCTCAGTCTGATGTTGCTTACTGGGCGTACTCCGGTACTGGCACCATGGAGGGCAAAGAGCCTATGAAGGACCTGCGCTCTATTGCAGCGCTGTTCCCTGAGCATATTCACCTGATCGCGAAAGCTGACAGCGGCATCAATTCTGTTGCTGATCTGAAAGGCAAACGCGTATCTTTGGATGAGCCGGGCTCTGGTACGTACACTGATGCAAACCTGATCCTTGCAGCTTACGGTCTTTCTGCTTCTGACGTCACTGCTGAAGCGCTGAAGGGTTCTGCTGCGGCGGAAGCTCTGCGTAACGGTAAGGTTGATGCGTTCTTCGTGGTTGCTGGTTTCCCAACTGGTGCAGTTGTTGAACTTGCGTCTGCTGAAGACATCAAGATCGTTCCGATTACTGGTCCTGAAGCTGAAGGCCTTGTTGAGAAGTACGGCTTCTTTGCCAGTTCTGACATTCCAGAAAATGCCTATCAGGGTGTTGATGCAACAACAACTTTGACTGTTGGTGCGCAGTGGATCACCAGTGCGAAAGAAGACGAAGAGCTGATCTACAACATCACCAAAGCGATGTGGAACGAGCAAACCCGCAAGCTGCTGGACGTTGGTCACTCTAAAGGCAAGACCATCACTTTGGAAACTGCGACCGCAGGCCTTGGCGTGCCGCTGCATCCGGGTGCTGAGCGCTTCTACAAAGAAGCCGGTGTGATCAAGTAA
- a CDS encoding inositol monophosphatase, giving the protein MQQEILAKARLIAEEVGVYALEVFHDRANLHIDSKGLLDYVSEADREVERRIKHALGIAFPEHGFKGEESGGELVAPCWVIDPIDGTTNYLYGRPDFCISMAFVDEDGPAVAVVHAPYHRRTVYAARGIGAFENGKKLVPRTVCDHELVVNLSFNYNQDNNRDFLSKVNKLVSEKHQIRACGSAAWALCQVATGQVDGAYNGCVNSWDALGGQLICAEAGLEVAPYIYDKGSMYAYPKGSILKDILIPYL; this is encoded by the coding sequence ATGCAGCAGGAGATACTCGCGAAAGCACGGCTGATTGCCGAAGAGGTTGGTGTCTATGCTCTGGAGGTGTTTCACGACCGGGCAAACCTGCACATAGATAGCAAGGGCCTGTTGGATTACGTGAGTGAAGCGGACCGGGAAGTGGAACGCCGCATCAAGCACGCGCTGGGCATTGCGTTTCCCGAGCACGGATTTAAAGGGGAAGAAAGCGGCGGCGAGTTGGTTGCGCCCTGCTGGGTTATTGACCCCATTGATGGCACGACGAACTATCTCTACGGGCGGCCAGACTTTTGTATTTCCATGGCTTTTGTTGATGAGGATGGACCTGCGGTTGCTGTTGTTCATGCACCTTATCACCGCCGTACCGTTTATGCGGCCCGGGGGATTGGTGCGTTTGAGAACGGCAAAAAGCTCGTGCCGCGCACTGTGTGTGATCATGAGCTGGTGGTGAACTTAAGCTTCAATTACAACCAAGACAACAACCGTGATTTCCTCAGTAAGGTCAACAAGTTGGTTTCTGAAAAACATCAGATACGGGCGTGTGGCTCCGCGGCTTGGGCGCTGTGCCAAGTGGCGACCGGGCAGGTGGATGGAGCCTACAATGGTTGCGTCAATAGTTGGGATGCGTTGGGGGGACAACTGATCTGTGCTGAGGCCGGATTAGAGGTTGCGCCGTACATCTACGACAAGGGCAGCATGTATGCCTACCCTAAGGGGTCAATCTTGAAAGATATCCTTATTCCGTACCTTTAA
- a CDS encoding TRAP transporter permease translates to MSQKTTSQTPEDLERKYDPDLTFRASGPVLAAITTAVLVAMSLYHYYASGFGLIRELVHRGIHLSFVLGLVFILFSFIKSTSSSPSHSTWWRPSGVHIWDIVLAVMAVIAAMYLPLLPAEAVVSRVGAPAPIDVFMGTVLLVLVLEAARRSVGPTLPLIALIFVGYAVFGMYAPGALRHPGASWTGLINHLYMTNQGIYGIAIGVVAKYVFLFVLFGVLATRIGLGQLFIDLASVIAGRYAGGPAKVAIFSSAMLGTISGSSIANTVTTGSLTIPAMKKVGYPAHFAAAVEATASTGGQITPPIMGAAAFIMVEFLEIPYRDVLLAAMFPAMLHYFGIFVMVHLEAKRLGLRGLTKEELPKALVVMKQHWLAVIPLGVLVYLITSGKTPDFAAVWGITACIVVGVLNPHNRMGIKDLIASLATGAKYSLAVGAAAAAVGIIVGVVTLTGTGFRLSFVVTQAASDLGGFITSGWLAEYVTQNALTLFFTLLFTAVACIIMGAGIPTTATYIILVSIAAPALALLGVQPLVAHFFVFYYGVLADITPPVALAAYAGAGIAGANPFKTGNTAFRLGIAKALVPFVFVYSPALLLVTPEFNWYDLSVTLLGAIAGIGLMGVAFSGYMLTGLNKLERYWTGFGALFFVAPGLQTMAIGGALMLPVIVRQVMARKSQQLVTQDA, encoded by the coding sequence ATGTCTCAGAAAACGACAAGTCAAACACCCGAGGATCTGGAACGTAAATACGATCCTGATCTTACTTTCAGAGCCTCCGGGCCAGTGCTTGCTGCGATTACCACTGCAGTGCTGGTTGCGATGTCGCTCTATCATTATTACGCCTCCGGTTTCGGGCTCATTCGTGAGCTGGTTCACCGCGGCATACACCTTTCCTTTGTGTTGGGATTGGTGTTCATTCTTTTCAGCTTCATCAAAAGCACGAGCAGTAGCCCGTCCCACTCTACTTGGTGGCGACCAAGCGGTGTGCACATCTGGGATATTGTGCTGGCTGTAATGGCTGTGATTGCCGCCATGTACCTGCCGTTGTTGCCAGCGGAAGCGGTTGTCTCTCGTGTAGGTGCGCCTGCGCCGATTGATGTGTTTATGGGCACGGTGTTGCTGGTGCTGGTGCTGGAAGCTGCGCGGCGCTCTGTTGGGCCAACGCTGCCGCTGATTGCGTTGATCTTTGTTGGATATGCCGTGTTTGGCATGTACGCGCCGGGGGCTTTGCGCCATCCCGGTGCCAGCTGGACCGGCCTCATCAACCACCTTTACATGACCAACCAAGGCATTTACGGCATCGCTATTGGTGTGGTTGCTAAGTATGTGTTCCTGTTCGTTTTGTTTGGGGTTTTGGCCACGCGCATCGGCCTTGGGCAGCTGTTTATTGATCTGGCCTCGGTGATTGCAGGGCGGTATGCAGGCGGTCCGGCGAAGGTCGCGATTTTCTCCTCTGCCATGCTTGGTACGATATCCGGTAGTTCTATCGCCAACACGGTGACGACAGGTTCGCTCACCATTCCGGCGATGAAGAAGGTTGGGTATCCGGCGCATTTCGCGGCAGCTGTTGAAGCAACGGCCTCTACGGGTGGGCAGATAACGCCGCCAATTATGGGCGCTGCTGCGTTCATCATGGTGGAGTTTTTGGAAATCCCCTACCGTGACGTGCTGCTGGCGGCCATGTTCCCGGCGATGCTGCACTACTTTGGTATCTTCGTGATGGTGCATCTGGAGGCGAAACGCCTTGGCCTGCGCGGTCTTACCAAGGAGGAATTGCCCAAAGCGCTGGTGGTGATGAAGCAGCACTGGCTTGCTGTCATTCCGCTGGGCGTGCTGGTGTATCTCATTACTTCTGGCAAGACACCTGATTTTGCCGCCGTCTGGGGCATTACGGCTTGTATCGTGGTTGGGGTTTTGAACCCGCATAACCGGATGGGCATTAAGGACCTGATTGCGTCCCTTGCCACCGGAGCGAAGTACTCGCTTGCGGTTGGTGCTGCGGCTGCGGCTGTTGGCATTATCGTTGGTGTTGTGACGCTGACGGGCACCGGTTTCCGGCTCTCGTTTGTAGTGACACAAGCGGCCTCTGATCTGGGTGGGTTTATCACCTCTGGTTGGCTGGCCGAGTATGTGACACAGAATGCGTTGACGTTGTTTTTCACCCTGCTGTTTACGGCGGTTGCCTGTATCATCATGGGCGCGGGTATTCCGACAACGGCGACCTACATCATTCTGGTCTCCATTGCCGCGCCTGCGCTTGCCTTGCTTGGTGTTCAGCCGCTCGTGGCCCACTTCTTCGTGTTCTACTACGGTGTGCTGGCAGATATTACACCGCCGGTGGCGCTGGCTGCGTATGCCGGGGCTGGTATTGCAGGGGCGAACCCGTTCAAAACCGGGAATACAGCGTTCCGCCTTGGTATTGCCAAAGCCCTTGTGCCGTTTGTGTTTGTGTACTCTCCAGCGCTGTTGCTGGTGACGCCTGAGTTCAACTGGTACGACCTGAGCGTGACCCTGCTGGGGGCCATTGCCGGTATTGGCCTGATGGGTGTGGCGTTCTCTGGCTACATGCTGACCGGTTTGAACAAACTGGAGCGCTACTGGACAGGGTTTGGTGCGCTGTTCTTCGTGGCTCCGGGTTTGCAAACTATGGCTATTGGCGGCGCGCTGATGCTGCCTGTTATTGTGCGACAGGTGATGGCACGCAAGAGCCAACAACTGGTAACGCAAGACGCCTAG
- a CDS encoding DUF6691 family protein → MKRVIAGFLAGLTFGLGLAISGMSNPLKVQNFLDVFGTWDPSLAFVMGGAILVAFPFFRLVRFLPRPFVADDFRMPAFQEIDRPLIFGSAIFGAGWGLIGLCPGPALVSISLLSPEAIVFVTCMIGGMLLARFVANLSTRRAFGRA, encoded by the coding sequence ATGAAACGTGTCATAGCTGGTTTTTTGGCCGGTCTGACCTTTGGGTTGGGCTTGGCTATCTCGGGAATGAGTAACCCTTTGAAGGTGCAAAACTTCCTGGATGTGTTTGGGACTTGGGATCCGAGTCTGGCGTTTGTTATGGGCGGTGCAATTTTGGTTGCATTTCCGTTTTTCCGTCTGGTGCGGTTTCTTCCACGGCCATTCGTTGCTGATGACTTTCGGATGCCTGCGTTTCAGGAGATTGATCGACCTTTGATTTTTGGGTCGGCTATTTTTGGCGCAGGGTGGGGATTAATTGGTCTTTGTCCTGGTCCAGCGCTGGTTTCAATTTCGTTGTTGTCGCCTGAGGCGATTGTATTTGTAACCTGTATGATTGGGGGAATGCTCTTGGCAAGGTTTGTTGCAAACCTATCAACGCGCAGAGCATTCGGGCGTGCCTGA
- a CDS encoding alpha/beta hydrolase, with protein MSFSPKNIFMSFIVLGGLMFIGAAGFVWWMQQQPMFTPGTVAERTDLDPIGKQDGYWLVSEDIKLKTFSTGEGKNILFIHGGPGRPLQQSAPAFDLLGDDYRINYYDQRGTGGSTRPFDRFPAEGDNWSKIQLLESTLGISQQLADIERIRRLLGDDKLILVGHSYGAFLAALYAAEFPQNVDKLVLLNPADLLVFPSKNADLFATIRESLHKRDQKTYDKWQRRYLDLEQIFKGDEATLQQVDAGFTPYFEKVFGKGAFKDLPALPTDQIGSWQSRAQYFSMGLNHDWRDAMKNISAETLIIHGNKDFQPITVSQQYVETIPNAKVQQIDTAGHFPHFTNADELSNKLRAFLKD; from the coding sequence ATGTCGTTCAGCCCAAAAAATATTTTCATGAGTTTCATCGTATTGGGTGGACTCATGTTCATCGGTGCGGCTGGCTTCGTCTGGTGGATGCAGCAACAACCGATGTTTACTCCGGGAACCGTGGCCGAACGGACAGACCTTGACCCCATCGGAAAACAGGATGGCTATTGGCTGGTTTCTGAAGACATCAAGCTGAAAACCTTCTCCACCGGAGAGGGCAAGAATATCCTGTTCATTCATGGTGGGCCGGGCAGACCCTTGCAGCAAAGCGCACCCGCGTTTGATCTGCTTGGGGATGACTACCGCATCAACTATTACGATCAGCGCGGCACTGGCGGCTCAACCCGACCGTTCGATAGGTTCCCGGCAGAAGGTGACAACTGGTCCAAAATTCAACTGCTGGAAAGCACCCTTGGCATCTCCCAGCAACTTGCGGATATTGAACGCATTCGCCGTCTCCTTGGAGACGACAAACTCATCCTTGTGGGACACTCCTATGGTGCATTTCTCGCAGCCCTCTATGCAGCAGAGTTCCCGCAAAACGTAGACAAGCTGGTTTTGCTGAACCCAGCTGATCTGCTCGTCTTCCCATCGAAAAACGCAGACCTGTTTGCAACCATTCGCGAAAGCCTACACAAGCGCGACCAGAAAACCTACGACAAGTGGCAAAGACGGTATCTGGATCTGGAACAAATCTTCAAAGGCGATGAAGCTACGCTGCAGCAAGTGGATGCCGGCTTTACACCGTACTTTGAAAAGGTGTTTGGCAAGGGTGCCTTCAAAGACCTCCCTGCACTCCCAACAGACCAGATCGGCAGCTGGCAATCCCGCGCCCAATACTTCAGCATGGGCCTGAACCATGACTGGCGCGATGCCATGAAAAACATCAGTGCTGAAACACTGATCATCCACGGCAACAAAGACTTCCAGCCAATCACTGTCTCACAGCAATACGTAGAAACAATCCCGAATGCGAAAGTCCAACAGATAGACACCGCAGGCCACTTCCCACACTTCACCAACGCCGATGAACTTAGCAACAAACTCCGCGCGTTCCTGAAGGACTAA
- a CDS encoding acyl-CoA dehydrogenase family protein, whose amino-acid sequence MIDEDLKGELELFRDNVKRFIEAEILPHYEKWEKAGIFPRTIWNKMGEQGLLSVDTPEEYGGFGTNFMFSMIVVEEFSRANCSGLGVSLSVHSDIVAPYIVNHGSEEQKLKYLPKMVTGECVGAIAMTEPTAGSDLQSIRTIARKDGDDYIINGSKIFITNGQHADVVIVVAKTNLDVSGSKGTSLFLIDADNPGFKRGQNLDKIGLHSSDTSELFFEDLRVPASACLGKLDTGFHIMMNELPRERLTLAVGAVASAEGVIAMTSQYVKDRQAFGRPIATLQNTRFKMAEMATDVRVHRAFVNECCDLFTEGKLDNTTVSMAKLGTTEMQGRVVDGCLQLHGGYGYMTEYGISRAFVDARVQRIYGGTSEIMKELISREVLA is encoded by the coding sequence ATGATCGACGAAGACCTGAAGGGTGAACTGGAGCTGTTCCGCGACAACGTTAAGCGGTTCATCGAAGCAGAGATTCTTCCCCACTATGAGAAATGGGAGAAGGCAGGTATCTTCCCGAGAACCATCTGGAACAAGATGGGCGAGCAAGGCCTGCTCTCCGTTGATACTCCAGAGGAATACGGCGGTTTCGGAACCAACTTCATGTTCTCGATGATCGTTGTCGAAGAGTTCAGCCGCGCCAACTGCTCCGGTCTTGGCGTCTCCCTCAGCGTGCACTCAGATATTGTTGCACCCTACATTGTCAACCACGGTTCAGAAGAGCAAAAGCTGAAGTACTTGCCCAAAATGGTGACTGGCGAATGCGTCGGCGCAATCGCGATGACGGAACCAACCGCAGGATCTGACCTTCAGAGCATTCGTACCATCGCACGCAAAGACGGCGATGATTACATCATCAACGGCAGCAAGATCTTCATTACAAACGGCCAACATGCAGATGTTGTGATCGTTGTAGCCAAAACAAACCTAGACGTGTCTGGCTCCAAAGGAACAAGCCTGTTCCTCATAGATGCAGACAATCCGGGCTTCAAACGCGGTCAGAACCTCGACAAAATCGGCCTGCATTCCTCAGACACATCGGAGCTCTTCTTTGAGGATCTTCGTGTCCCAGCCAGCGCATGCCTTGGCAAGCTGGACACCGGCTTCCACATCATGATGAACGAACTCCCGCGCGAACGTCTCACTCTCGCGGTTGGCGCGGTTGCCAGTGCTGAAGGCGTAATCGCCATGACATCCCAGTATGTTAAAGACCGTCAGGCTTTCGGTCGCCCAATCGCCACCTTACAAAACACGCGCTTCAAAATGGCAGAGATGGCGACGGACGTGCGTGTACACCGCGCCTTCGTCAACGAATGTTGCGACCTGTTCACGGAAGGCAAGCTGGATAACACCACTGTCAGCATGGCGAAACTGGGAACCACAGAAATGCAAGGGCGTGTCGTTGACGGATGTCTGCAATTGCATGGCGGTTATGGCTACATGACAGAATACGGAATCTCTCGTGCATTCGTTGATGCGCGCGTCCAACGTATCTACGGCGGCACGTCAGAAATTATGAAAGAACTGATCAGCCGCGAAGTACTCGCATAA